One window from the genome of Nitrospinota bacterium encodes:
- the moaD gene encoding molybdopterin converting factor subunit 1, which produces MITLKYFASLKTIAGKEEEQLDVGSETTVQALSETLSKTAPQISEMIRGKKILVSVNQDVAALDTIIHDGDEVAFLPPFSGGSL; this is translated from the coding sequence ATGATTACTTTGAAATATTTTGCAAGTTTAAAAACCATCGCCGGGAAAGAGGAAGAGCAATTGGATGTTGGAAGTGAAACTACGGTTCAGGCGTTATCAGAAACCCTGTCAAAAACAGCGCCGCAAATCAGCGAAATGATTCGGGGGAAAAAAATTCTCGTTTCCGTCAATCAGGATGTAGCCGCCCTGGACACAATCATTCACGATGGAGATGAGGTCGCCTTTCTCCCCCCATTTTCCGGCGGGTCACTATAA
- a CDS encoding molybdenum cofactor biosynthesis protein MoaE codes for MSTVMESKVRIQREDFSVTDEIEAIKKSSQNIGGIVVFLGTGRELSKGENITKLNFEHYPKMAEKKLEEIRVKAIEDYKIIDMSIIHRIGEIDIGENIVLIVAAGEHRKEAFEACEWAIAELKRTTPIWKRETTSTGEVWVQDTP; via the coding sequence ATGAGCACAGTCATGGAATCAAAAGTAAGAATTCAGCGTGAAGATTTTTCCGTCACAGACGAAATTGAAGCCATTAAAAAAAGTTCCCAGAACATCGGCGGCATCGTCGTTTTTCTTGGCACAGGGCGCGAACTGTCCAAAGGTGAAAACATCACCAAATTGAATTTTGAACATTACCCAAAAATGGCAGAAAAAAAACTGGAAGAAATCCGTGTGAAAGCCATCGAAGATTATAAAATCATCGATATGAGCATCATTCACCGCATCGGTGAAATAGATATCGGCGAAAATATTGTCTTGATCGTCGCCGCCGGGGAACATCGCAAGGAAGCTTTTGAAGCCTGCGAGTGGGCAATTGCCGAACTCAAACGCACCACGCCCATCTGGAAAAGAGAGACCACCTCCACCGGCGAGGTCTGGGTGCAGGACACTCCCTGA
- a CDS encoding PD-(D/E)XK nuclease family protein has product MSPFQKLPKDEDVLTLTVNSRLARWLLLEHNEKQKALGYHVWPTPEILPLTIWLKQVWMQSWPEKYILTELQSERLWGKIVQQDPKQNIQDLLHLKETAKMATEANTLIREHRLPIDKAGYFPTEESKAFNKWKALYESRLKQLGALDPASAMDEVCEAMLKGEIKIPAEILFAGFEEITPQFQAWLDFLRDQQVTIRFSPEIQDPNPLPLKSLASGKSIAVRKYADKKEEAVHCARWVRANYQPGQKVGVVVIDLQSYRSLLKRELSAELAPASVCPWMDKELPFNISLGPTLWEQPMINIAAQILSIHVPDVPLQAFTSILNSPYLNVGQTRSTEVHALERKLCRRKSLTVYFSEVMEWFEKSDSSPLAHLLVGWKNHLKENESRLPSQWGQFFSEFLKTFGWPLAGRTLTSREFQVYEAWKSCLDEFATLDSILEAVSRHKAIDTLLLMLKTKEFQTKTSDHPIQVVGLLESSGMRFDHLWVMGCSAEALPALPSPNPFLPIEIRKRHDLPHSTAQRELEFAENSVRRLVASSNNIVFSYPGQEKNVELKISPLLTTFPPLALESTEDSSELVSHCLKDQFPLEPNLQIFEEPTILSITESERNLYKETGPGGGYSFIKDQAECPFRAFARHRLNAQQEEFPELDFDHQERGTLVHKALEIFWKQTRTQEALFKLHQENLLEVSVKDSIQQALKRNASEVSRQGLFYQLELERVHNLIMEWLSVEMKRSPFEVVDLEKEDHLEISGLKFRLRIDRTDKTADGKVLLIDYKTGTVAPAGWFGERIQEPQLPLYAFQTSPDAIAFAQVKKGSHKLQGALDTSFSDQGLIRVNFENFSQCSTWDDQLESWRFNLKALADEFIEGQTEVSPLKGQATCKHCDLQTLCRISEKTQGSYDMEDEE; this is encoded by the coding sequence ATGAGCCCATTCCAAAAACTCCCCAAGGACGAGGACGTTCTGACACTCACTGTCAACTCCCGTCTCGCCCGCTGGCTCCTTCTAGAACACAATGAAAAGCAAAAGGCCCTGGGCTACCACGTATGGCCCACTCCAGAGATCCTGCCCCTGACCATCTGGTTGAAACAGGTATGGATGCAGTCCTGGCCGGAGAAATACATCCTCACGGAACTGCAATCGGAACGACTCTGGGGAAAAATCGTTCAACAGGACCCCAAACAAAATATTCAAGACCTCCTGCACCTGAAGGAGACCGCCAAAATGGCGACCGAGGCCAACACCCTGATCCGGGAGCATCGACTACCAATTGACAAGGCTGGTTATTTCCCGACCGAGGAATCCAAGGCATTCAATAAATGGAAAGCCCTTTATGAAAGCCGACTAAAACAATTGGGCGCTCTCGACCCTGCATCGGCGATGGACGAAGTTTGCGAGGCCATGCTTAAAGGAGAAATTAAAATTCCAGCGGAAATTTTATTTGCCGGGTTCGAAGAAATCACTCCCCAGTTTCAGGCATGGCTCGATTTTTTGAGAGACCAGCAGGTTACAATCCGGTTCAGCCCAGAAATTCAGGACCCAAACCCTCTACCTTTAAAATCTCTGGCATCAGGTAAAAGTATTGCAGTCCGCAAATACGCGGATAAAAAAGAAGAGGCCGTCCACTGCGCCAGATGGGTTCGCGCCAATTATCAACCCGGACAGAAAGTCGGCGTCGTGGTCATCGACCTGCAATCCTACCGATCTCTTCTCAAAAGAGAGTTGAGCGCCGAGCTGGCCCCTGCTTCGGTTTGTCCCTGGATGGACAAGGAACTTCCATTCAATATCTCCCTGGGTCCAACGCTTTGGGAGCAACCGATGATAAATATTGCCGCTCAAATTCTTTCCATTCATGTTCCTGACGTGCCATTACAAGCGTTCACCTCGATATTGAATAGCCCTTATTTAAATGTGGGGCAAACCCGGTCCACTGAGGTTCATGCTCTGGAACGCAAACTATGTCGAAGAAAATCCCTGACAGTTTATTTTTCTGAGGTGATGGAATGGTTTGAAAAAAGTGATTCCAGTCCTCTTGCCCATCTACTTGTAGGATGGAAAAACCATCTCAAAGAAAATGAAAGTCGATTGCCCAGCCAATGGGGACAATTTTTTTCTGAATTTTTAAAAACTTTCGGCTGGCCGCTAGCCGGTAGAACCTTAACCAGCAGAGAGTTTCAGGTTTATGAAGCCTGGAAAAGCTGTCTGGATGAATTCGCCACTCTGGACTCGATATTGGAAGCCGTCTCAAGACACAAAGCCATTGACACTTTACTGTTAATGCTCAAGACCAAGGAGTTCCAAACGAAAACAAGCGATCATCCCATTCAAGTGGTGGGCCTGCTGGAATCATCGGGGATGCGTTTTGACCATCTATGGGTCATGGGATGCAGTGCAGAGGCCCTTCCCGCCCTGCCCTCACCCAATCCTTTCCTTCCCATAGAAATTAGAAAAAGGCATGACTTACCACATTCCACTGCCCAGCGGGAACTGGAGTTTGCAGAAAACTCTGTGCGCCGCTTGGTCGCATCTTCCAATAATATTGTTTTCAGTTATCCCGGCCAGGAAAAAAATGTTGAGTTGAAAATAAGCCCTTTACTCACAACGTTCCCTCCACTGGCCCTCGAATCGACGGAGGATTCCAGCGAACTGGTTTCTCATTGTTTAAAAGATCAATTTCCACTGGAACCCAACCTACAGATTTTTGAAGAACCCACTATTCTGTCCATCACCGAATCCGAAAGAAACCTCTATAAAGAAACCGGACCGGGAGGCGGATACAGTTTCATAAAAGATCAGGCGGAGTGCCCCTTTCGCGCCTTTGCCCGCCACCGGCTTAATGCTCAACAGGAAGAATTCCCCGAATTGGATTTCGACCATCAGGAACGCGGTACTCTGGTTCACAAAGCTTTGGAAATCTTCTGGAAACAAACCCGCACTCAAGAGGCTCTATTTAAATTGCACCAGGAGAATCTCCTAGAAGTGTCTGTCAAGGATTCAATTCAACAAGCCCTGAAAAGGAATGCCAGCGAAGTTTCACGCCAGGGCTTGTTTTACCAATTGGAATTGGAACGGGTCCACAACCTGATTATGGAATGGTTGAGTGTAGAAATGAAGCGGTCTCCATTCGAGGTGGTTGACCTGGAGAAAGAAGATCATCTCGAAATTTCTGGATTGAAATTCCGCTTGCGAATTGATCGCACGGATAAAACAGCAGACGGCAAGGTGTTATTGATTGATTATAAAACCGGCACTGTCGCGCCGGCGGGTTGGTTTGGAGAAAGGATTCAAGAGCCTCAGCTTCCCTTATACGCTTTCCAAACCTCACCAGATGCTATCGCTTTTGCGCAAGTGAAAAAGGGAAGCCACAAGTTGCAGGGGGCTTTAGACACCTCATTTTCAGATCAGGGATTGATACGGGTTAATTTTGAAAATTTTTCTCAGTGTTCCACCTGGGATGACCAGTTGGAAAGTTGGCGATTTAATTTAAAAGCTTTAGCCGATGAGTTCATAGAGGGACAGACGGAAGTGAGCCCATTGAAAGGTCAGGCAACCTGCAAGC